From Hydractinia symbiolongicarpus strain clone_291-10 chromosome 12, HSymV2.1, whole genome shotgun sequence, one genomic window encodes:
- the LOC130622364 gene encoding uncharacterized protein LOC130622364 — MPLQKKRNIVIVVSPLNAIIEDQQKILSQRGVEVATLTYEMEECTEDLFAHLNTEDPVEPNFKVSHEIKNGDIDFLFGHPEAFLSHTGRNLLKSKIYQDNVVACVVDEAHCVELWGLEFRKSFQDLVVLNTIFQDRPMLALTTTAGDKMISKIIKDLSLQNCKIVKASPNRRNVFLSVKKRLPNNYGVKSYEQILLPIATKLNETRQDYPITIIYMGLKYCGYAYKLFDMVIENPFCENEITPRAKLYAQFHASTTSCMKEDSLEELKSLNSRIRVVFATTAFGMGVNVPQVTNIIHISPPSKLESYIQEIGRAGRNGAQSNAIFFKCETQDNCCENCNPTTTEDFSPVHHIQMSDIDRESIRLELEMINVEKEEDSHLLTFEFNLTHDVIGKISNNFHLITCERDLLHKFDVWDERYSTKVFDVIRKYLNL; from the exons ATGCCTTTACAGAAGAAAAGAAACATAGTGATTGTTGTTAGCCCTCTCAACGCTATCATTGAGgatcaacaaaaaattttgaGCCAAAGAGGTGTAGAAGTTGCTACACTTACTTATGAAATGGAAGAATGTACAGAAGATCTTTTTGCACATTTGAATACGGAAGATCCTGTCGaaccaaatttcaaagtttcacatgaaataaaaaatggagatattgattttttatttggaCATCCAGAAGCATTTTTGTCACACACAGGAAGAAATTtactaaaatcaaaaatttatcaGGATAATGTTGTTGCATGTGTAGTAGACGAGGCACATTGTGTGGAATTGTG GGGACTGGAATTTAGAAAAAGCTTTCAAGATTTGGTTGTCTTAAACACCATCTTTCAAGATCGCCCTATGCTTGCATTAACCACAACTGCGGGAGATAAAATGATTTCCAAAATTATAAAAGACTTATCTCTACAGAACTGCAAAATTGTAAAAGCCTCACCAAATCGTAGAAATGTGTTTCTAAGTGTAAAAAAACGACTTCCAAACAACTATGGTGTAAAAAGTTATGAACAAATTCTATTACCAATAGCAACAAAATTAAACGAAACAAGACAAGATTACCCTATCACAATTATATATATGGGTTTAAAATATTGTGGATATGCATATAAACTTTTTGACATGGTTATTGAAAATCCCTTCTGTGAAAACGAGATAACTCCAAGAGCTAAATTGTATGCTCAATTTCATGCATCAACCACTTCGTGTATGAAAGAAGATAGTTTGGAAGAATTGAAATCCTTAAACTCTCGAATAAGGGTAGTATTTGCAACCACTGCTTTTGGTATGGGTGTTAATGTACCTCAGGTTACTAACATTATTCATATTTCTCCCCCATCAAAACTGGAAAGTTACATACAAGAAATTGGACGTGCAGGTAGAAATGGTGCACAATCAAATGCCATATT TTTTAAATGCGAAACACAAGACAATTGTTGTGAAAACTGTAATCCTACGACAACTGAAGATTTTTCTCCTGTTCATCATATACAAATGTCAGATATTGATAGAGAATCAATACGTTTAGAGCTAGAAATGATTAATGTTGAAAAGGAAGAAGACTCTCATTTATTAACATTTGAGTTTAATTTGACACATGATGTTATTGGAAAAATTTCCAACAATTTTCATTTAATAACTTGTGAACGTGATTTATTgcataaatttgatgtttggGATGAAAGGTATTCGACAAAAGTTTTTGATGTCATCAGAAAATATTTGAATCTATaa